In Oreochromis aureus strain Israel breed Guangdong linkage group 20, ZZ_aureus, whole genome shotgun sequence, the following are encoded in one genomic region:
- the rassf11 gene encoding ras association domain-containing protein 8, with amino-acid sequence MNIHFPRTNVWEHLCCRQDKEWADHRLDRMEVKVFVDGIPRVVCGVTRETTCQEVVLVLAQALGQPGRYTLREKFKDFERCMTPEERLLETLERYGEQSKEVQLSLFHRGASVLEEMGKAKVGRYQPCPPLRKKDVGSRMRRSSGSLSLHRQSLPMLSCLREEGEKKQEDLKRPKRKSLTLMEEAWDWLESLGKGKVYSTAHDKESSKSDKRNRISLDFSLTVDKDNSGSISRGKGKGQKALKSQLDHQTSCCIGNQTRGKESKHSKKTNEAKSNLCGSTATRAEEEKNTLRETIICQLKSLQDLQAQITCIDRQIFDLEERQRARITEQEAQERIVEEEMEQIRFWENELQSEEGYEKDLQYQFLEMRAKAVECKAKLEEYKCKMQRLDLFRGAAQEDSETASKLDSNCASEIPAVLAQDVNLVQSSADGSVNVNRKFLPREDASHPHALVHPNQIKERRPTGPTELREWWTRWSEAHRSQSQTQKVIHRSELTIYLSSTKV; translated from the exons ATG AACATTCACTTCCCCAGAACAAACGTGTGGGAGCATCTGTGCTGCAGACAGGACAAAGAG tgGGCAGATCACAGACTGGACAGAATGGAAGTGAAGGTTTTTGTGGATGGTATCCCACGGGTGGTATGTGGAGTAACAAGGGAAACGACATGCCAAGAAGTGGTCTTAGTGCTGGCTCAAGCATTGG GTCAACCTGGGCGCTACACGCTACGGGAGAAATTTAAAGACTTTGAGCGATGCATGACACCCGAGGAACGTCTTCTGGAGACCCTGGAGAGGTACGGTGAGCAGTCCAAGGAGGTCCAGCTCAGTCTATTCCACAGAGGAGCATCTGTCTTGGAAGAAATGGGCAAAGCAAAAGTAGGACGATATCAACCCTGTCCGCCATTGAGGAAGAAAGATGTAGGTTCCAGAATGAGGAGGAGTAGTGGTTCCCTGAGCCTTCATCGCCAAAGCTTGCCAATGTTATCCTGCTTAAGGGAAGAAGGTGAGAAGAAGCAAGAAGACCTGAAAAGGCCTAAAAGAAAGTCTCTGACACTCATGGAGGAGGCCTGGGACTGGCTGGAAAGTCTGGGAAAAGGAAAGGTCTATAGCACTGCACATGATAAGGAAAGCAGTAAGTCGGATAAAAGGAACCGCATCTCTTTGGATTTCTCACTCACTGTGGACAAAGATAACTCTGGTAGCATTAGCAGAGGCAAAGGCAAAGGTCAAAAAGCTTTGAAGTCACAACTGGACCATCAAACCTCCTGCTGCATAGGAAATCAGACAAGGGGTAAAGAAAGCAAACactctaaaaaaacaaatgaggCAAAATCCAATTTGTGTGGTTCAACTGCTACCAGGGctgaggaggagaaaaatacTCTCAGAGAAACCATAATATGTCAGCTCAAGTCCTTGCAGGACCTACAGGCCCAAATAACATGTATAGACAGACAGATTTTTGACCTCGAGGAACGTCAAAGGGCCAGAATCACTGAACAGGAAGCACAAGAGAGGATAGTGGAAGAGGAGATGGAGCAGATCAGGTTTTGGGAAAATGAGTTACAATCAGAGGAAGGTTACGAGAAGGATTTGCAGTATCAGTTCCTCGAGATGAGAGCGAAGGCCGTGGAGTGCAAGGCTAAACTGGAGGAGTACAAGTGCAAAATGCAGCGGCTTGATTTATTCAGAGGTGCCGCTCAAGAAGATTCTGAGACGGCTTCAAAACTCGACTCAAATTGCGCCAGTGAGATTCCCGCCGTTTTGGCCCAGGATGTCAATCTGGTGCAATCCAGTGCAGATGGGAGTGTAAATGTAAACAGGAAGTTCTTGCCCAGAGAAGACGCCAGCCATCCTCACGCTCTAGTTCATCCAAACCAAATAAAGGAGCGGCGGCCCACTGGACCCACCGAGCTAAGGGAGTGGTGGACACGCTGGTCAGAAGCCCACAGATCTCAATCGCAGACTCAGAAGGTGATTCACCGCTCGGAGCTCACTATATATTTGAGCAGTACCAAGGTTTAG
- the ampd1 gene encoding AMP deaminase 1 isoform X2 codes for MPKVLVPGQQKTDDKMRAFAEQVFASETKDETVRDEISMFDVAEDCPIIHHEMAHHLHTDDDEQKRKKRSRTMAVPTVASQAAATPVVSVEVDTPTYLEVPDFQRVAVIGDYASGVTMDDFELACRGLYRALTIREKYMRLAFQRFPRTASQYLRQIEGESFRPEEQFEPVFTSPPKEGEDPFDVKNLPKNLGYVARMKDGVIYVYNDAAAADKHKPKDTPYPDLNTFIDDMNFLIALIAQGPTKTYTHRRLKFLMSKFNVHEMLNEMEEMKEVKKNPHRDFYNCRKVDTHIHAAACMNQKHLLRFIKKSYRVDAERVVHNLKGKEVTMKELFQSLNLHPYDLTVDSLDVHAGRQTFQRFDKFNAKYNPVGASELRDLYLKTENHINGEYFATIIKEVANDLEEAKYQYAEPRLSIYGCNANEWNKLSNWFVRHRVYSPNLKWMIQVPRIYDIFRGRNFVPHFGKMLENIFLPVFQATIDPQSSPELSIFLKHVTGFDSVDDESKHSGHMFSTKSPKPEEWDIAKNPSYTYYIYYMYANIAALNQLRKQRGMNTFMFRPHCGEAGAITHLLAAFMTADNISHGLNLKKSPVLQYLYVLSQIPIAMSPLSNNSLFLEYAKNPLLEFHKKGLVVSLSTDDPMQFHYTKEPLMEEYAIAAQVFKLSTCDMCEIARNSVLQSALSDEEKRHFLGKDYLKEGPEGNDIRKTNVPQIRMAYRYETLCYELNLIKEGLKSE; via the exons ATGCCGAAAGTTTTGGTTCCAG GTCAACAGA AGACCGATGACAAGATGAGGGCCTTCGCAGAGCAGGTCTTTGCTTCTGAGACCAAAGACGAGACGGTCCGCGATGAAATCTCCATGTTTGATGTGGCTGAGGACTGTCCCATCATCCATCATGAGATGGCCCACCATCTgcacactgatgatgatgagcaGAAACG CAAGAAGCGGTCCCGTACCATGGCTGTGCCCACGGTTGCTTCCCAGGCAGCTGCTACCCCTGTAGTGTCAGTGGAAGTGGACACGCCCACCTACTTGGAAGTGCCTGACTTCCAGAGAGTGGCCGTCATTGGAGACTATGCTTCTGGG GTGACTATGGATGACTTTGAGCTGGCATGCAGGGGTCTGTACCGTGCTTTAACCATCAGGGAGAAGTACATGCGACTGGCCTTCCAGCGCTTCCCAAGAACAGCCTCCCAGTACCTGCGTCAGATTGAAGGAGAGTCTTTCAGACCGGAAGAACAATTTGAGCCAG TCTTCACAAGTCCTCCAAAAGAAGGGGAAGACCCGTTTGATGTCAAGAACCTGCCAAAGAATCTGGGCTATGTTGCTCGTATGAAGGACGGTGTGATTTATGTGTACAATGACGCTGCAGCTGCTGACAAACATAAGCCAAAGGACACGCCCTACCCAGACCTCAATACCTTTATCGATGACATGAACTTCCTCATCGCTCTTATTGCACAGGGCCCAAC AAAGACTTACACTCACCGCCGTCTTAAGTTTCTCATGTCCAAGTTCAATGTGCATGAGATGCTGAATGAGATGGAGGAGAtgaaagaggtgaagaagaacCCTCACAGGGACTTTTACAACTGCAGAAAG GTGGACACTCACATCCATGCTGCTGCCTGCATGAACCAGAAGCACCTGCTGCGCTTTATCAAAAAGTCTTACCGTGTGGATGCTGAACGTGTAGTGCACAACCTCAAAGGGAAGGAGGTCACCATGAAGGAGCTCTTTCAGTCCCTTAACCTGCATCCATACGACCTCACTGTGGACTCACTGGATGTGCACGCT GGTAGACAAACCTTCCAGCGTTTCGATAAGTTCAACGCCAAGTACAACCCAGTAGGAGCCAGTGAGCTGCGTGACCTGTACCTGAAGACAGAGAATCACATCAATGGAGAGTACTTTGCCACTATCATCAAG GAAGTAGCCAATGATCTCGAGGAAGCCAAGTACCAGTATGCTGAGCCCCGTCTGTCCATTTATGGCTGCAACGCCAACGAGTGGAACAAGCTCTCGAACTGGTTCGTCAGGCACAGGGTTTACTCCCCAAACCTCAAATGGATGATTCAAGTACCCAGGATCTA CGACATCTTCAGAGGCAGAAACTTTGTGCCACACTTTGGCAAAATGTTGGAGAACATTTTCCTGCCTGTGTTCCAGGCCACCATTGATCCACAGTCCAGTCCAGAGCTAAGCATCTTCCTCAAGCAT GTGACAGGCTTTGACAGTGTGGACGATGAGTCCAAACACAGTGGCCACATGTTCTCCACTAAAAGCCCCAAACCAGAGGAGTGGGACATTGCCAAAAACCCCTCCTACACCTACTACATCTATTACATGTATGCCAATATCGCTGCCCTCAACCAGCTGCGCAA ACAGAGGGGCATGAACACATTCATGTTCAGGCCTCACTGCGGTGAGGCTGGTGCCATAACCCACTTGCTGGCTGCCTTCATGACTGCTGATAACATCTCTCACGGCCTTAACCTCAAGAAG AGCCCCGTGCTGCAGTACCTGTATGTCTTGAGCCAGATCCCGATCGCCATGTCCCCACTGAGCAACAATAGCTTGTTCCTTGAGTATGCCAAGAACCCGCTGCTTGAGTTCCACAAGAAAGGCTTGGTGGTGTCTCTGTCCACCGATGACCCCATGCAGTTCCACTACACCAAG GAACCTCTAATGGAAGAATATGCCATTGCAGCTCAGGTGTTCAAGCTCAGCACTTGTGACATGTGTGAGATCGCCAGGAACAGCGTGCTTCAGAGCGCCCTCTCTGATGAG GAGAAGCGCCACTTCCTGGGTAAGGATTACCTCAAAGAGGGCCCAGAGGGCAATGACATCCGCAAGA
- the ampd1 gene encoding AMP deaminase 1 isoform X1 produces MPKVLVPEGGSQQKTDDKMRAFAEQVFASETKDETVRDEISMFDVAEDCPIIHHEMAHHLHTDDDEQKRKKRSRTMAVPTVASQAAATPVVSVEVDTPTYLEVPDFQRVAVIGDYASGVTMDDFELACRGLYRALTIREKYMRLAFQRFPRTASQYLRQIEGESFRPEEQFEPVFTSPPKEGEDPFDVKNLPKNLGYVARMKDGVIYVYNDAAAADKHKPKDTPYPDLNTFIDDMNFLIALIAQGPTKTYTHRRLKFLMSKFNVHEMLNEMEEMKEVKKNPHRDFYNCRKVDTHIHAAACMNQKHLLRFIKKSYRVDAERVVHNLKGKEVTMKELFQSLNLHPYDLTVDSLDVHAGRQTFQRFDKFNAKYNPVGASELRDLYLKTENHINGEYFATIIKEVANDLEEAKYQYAEPRLSIYGCNANEWNKLSNWFVRHRVYSPNLKWMIQVPRIYDIFRGRNFVPHFGKMLENIFLPVFQATIDPQSSPELSIFLKHVTGFDSVDDESKHSGHMFSTKSPKPEEWDIAKNPSYTYYIYYMYANIAALNQLRKQRGMNTFMFRPHCGEAGAITHLLAAFMTADNISHGLNLKKSPVLQYLYVLSQIPIAMSPLSNNSLFLEYAKNPLLEFHKKGLVVSLSTDDPMQFHYTKEPLMEEYAIAAQVFKLSTCDMCEIARNSVLQSALSDEEKRHFLGKDYLKEGPEGNDIRKTNVPQIRMAYRYETLCYELNLIKEGLKSE; encoded by the exons ATGCCGAAAGTTTTGGTTCCAG AGGGAGGAA GTCAACAGA AGACCGATGACAAGATGAGGGCCTTCGCAGAGCAGGTCTTTGCTTCTGAGACCAAAGACGAGACGGTCCGCGATGAAATCTCCATGTTTGATGTGGCTGAGGACTGTCCCATCATCCATCATGAGATGGCCCACCATCTgcacactgatgatgatgagcaGAAACG CAAGAAGCGGTCCCGTACCATGGCTGTGCCCACGGTTGCTTCCCAGGCAGCTGCTACCCCTGTAGTGTCAGTGGAAGTGGACACGCCCACCTACTTGGAAGTGCCTGACTTCCAGAGAGTGGCCGTCATTGGAGACTATGCTTCTGGG GTGACTATGGATGACTTTGAGCTGGCATGCAGGGGTCTGTACCGTGCTTTAACCATCAGGGAGAAGTACATGCGACTGGCCTTCCAGCGCTTCCCAAGAACAGCCTCCCAGTACCTGCGTCAGATTGAAGGAGAGTCTTTCAGACCGGAAGAACAATTTGAGCCAG TCTTCACAAGTCCTCCAAAAGAAGGGGAAGACCCGTTTGATGTCAAGAACCTGCCAAAGAATCTGGGCTATGTTGCTCGTATGAAGGACGGTGTGATTTATGTGTACAATGACGCTGCAGCTGCTGACAAACATAAGCCAAAGGACACGCCCTACCCAGACCTCAATACCTTTATCGATGACATGAACTTCCTCATCGCTCTTATTGCACAGGGCCCAAC AAAGACTTACACTCACCGCCGTCTTAAGTTTCTCATGTCCAAGTTCAATGTGCATGAGATGCTGAATGAGATGGAGGAGAtgaaagaggtgaagaagaacCCTCACAGGGACTTTTACAACTGCAGAAAG GTGGACACTCACATCCATGCTGCTGCCTGCATGAACCAGAAGCACCTGCTGCGCTTTATCAAAAAGTCTTACCGTGTGGATGCTGAACGTGTAGTGCACAACCTCAAAGGGAAGGAGGTCACCATGAAGGAGCTCTTTCAGTCCCTTAACCTGCATCCATACGACCTCACTGTGGACTCACTGGATGTGCACGCT GGTAGACAAACCTTCCAGCGTTTCGATAAGTTCAACGCCAAGTACAACCCAGTAGGAGCCAGTGAGCTGCGTGACCTGTACCTGAAGACAGAGAATCACATCAATGGAGAGTACTTTGCCACTATCATCAAG GAAGTAGCCAATGATCTCGAGGAAGCCAAGTACCAGTATGCTGAGCCCCGTCTGTCCATTTATGGCTGCAACGCCAACGAGTGGAACAAGCTCTCGAACTGGTTCGTCAGGCACAGGGTTTACTCCCCAAACCTCAAATGGATGATTCAAGTACCCAGGATCTA CGACATCTTCAGAGGCAGAAACTTTGTGCCACACTTTGGCAAAATGTTGGAGAACATTTTCCTGCCTGTGTTCCAGGCCACCATTGATCCACAGTCCAGTCCAGAGCTAAGCATCTTCCTCAAGCAT GTGACAGGCTTTGACAGTGTGGACGATGAGTCCAAACACAGTGGCCACATGTTCTCCACTAAAAGCCCCAAACCAGAGGAGTGGGACATTGCCAAAAACCCCTCCTACACCTACTACATCTATTACATGTATGCCAATATCGCTGCCCTCAACCAGCTGCGCAA ACAGAGGGGCATGAACACATTCATGTTCAGGCCTCACTGCGGTGAGGCTGGTGCCATAACCCACTTGCTGGCTGCCTTCATGACTGCTGATAACATCTCTCACGGCCTTAACCTCAAGAAG AGCCCCGTGCTGCAGTACCTGTATGTCTTGAGCCAGATCCCGATCGCCATGTCCCCACTGAGCAACAATAGCTTGTTCCTTGAGTATGCCAAGAACCCGCTGCTTGAGTTCCACAAGAAAGGCTTGGTGGTGTCTCTGTCCACCGATGACCCCATGCAGTTCCACTACACCAAG GAACCTCTAATGGAAGAATATGCCATTGCAGCTCAGGTGTTCAAGCTCAGCACTTGTGACATGTGTGAGATCGCCAGGAACAGCGTGCTTCAGAGCGCCCTCTCTGATGAG GAGAAGCGCCACTTCCTGGGTAAGGATTACCTCAAAGAGGGCCCAGAGGGCAATGACATCCGCAAGA